The following nucleotide sequence is from Hirundo rustica isolate bHirRus1 chromosome 15, bHirRus1.pri.v3, whole genome shotgun sequence.
AATTCACACCCAGAATTCACACCCAGAACACACACCGAGAATTCACACCGAGAATTCACACTGAGAGCACACGCCGAGGATTCACACCGAGGATTCACACCCAGAATACACACCGAGAATTCACACCCAGAATTCACACTGAGAGTACACACCGAGAATTCACACTGAGATTACACACCCAGAATTCACACCAAGAATTCAGAGTACACACCGAGAATTCACACCCAGAATTCACACTGAGAGTACACACTGAGACTACACACCGAGAATTCACACCGAGAGTACACGCTGAGAGTACACATCGAGACTACACACCCAGAATTCACACCGAGAATTCAGAGTACACACCGAGAATTCACACCCAGAATACACACTGAAAATTCACGCAGAGAATTCACACTGAGATTTCCCACCCAGAATTCACATTGAGAATTCACACCGAGAATTCTCCGTGCTCCACGCGGCTGCAGCGGGAGCCTGGCCCCGGCTGAAACGccgctcctccctcccccaaatcCCGGGGTACGGGGGGCACCCACGGGGCCGTGGGGACAGCGCGGATTTTAGGGGACATTTCCATGCTGCCCCCAGCCTCGGGGGGCTGGTGTGTGACATGCAGCCGGGCTCCTTCCCGGCCCCGATCCCGACATCCTGGACAAGCTGAAACTCTGCCTGGAGCTGACGGGGGCGCAGGGGGATTCCCTCAACGCCCTGCTCCTGTCGTGACACACAGTGCGGGTGAGGAGCTTTGCTGCTCCTGTCGTGACACAGAGTGCGGGTGAGgagctttcctgctcctgtcgTGACACACAGTGCGGGTGAGGAGCTTTGCTGCTCCTGTCGTGACACACAGTGCGGGTGAGgagctttcctgctcctgtcgGGACACACAGAGTGCGGGTGAGGAGCTTTCCTACTCCTGTCCGTGACACACAGAGTGCGGGTGAGgagctttcctgctcctgtcgTGACACAGAGCACGGGTGAGGAGCTTTGCTGCTCCTGTCAGTGACACAGAGCGCGGGTGAGgagctttcctgctcctgtcagTGACACAGAGGGCGGGTGAGgagctttcctgctcctgtcgGGACACAGAGCACGGGTGAGgagctttcctgctcctgtcgGGACACACAGAGTGCGGGTGAGgagctttcctgctcctgtcgGGACACACAGAGTGCGGGTGAGgagctttcctgctcctgtcgTGACACAGAGTGCAGGTGAGgagctttcctgctcctgtcagTGACACAGAGTGCGGGTGAGgagctttcctgctcctgtcgTGACACAGAGTGCGGGTGAGgagctttcctgctcctgtcgTGACACAGAGTGCGGGTGAGgagctttcctgctcctgtcgTGACACAGAGTGCGGGTGAGgagctttcctgctcctgtcgTGACACAGAGTGCGGGTGAGgagctttcctgctcctgtcagTGACACAGAGTGCGGGTGAGgagctttcctgctcctgtcgTGACACAGAGTGCGGGTGAGGagctttcctcctcctgtcAGTGACACAGAGTGCGGGTGAGgagctttcctgctcctgtcgGGACACAGAGCACGGGTGAGgagctttcctgctcctgtcgTGACACAGAGGGCGGGTGAGgagctttcctgctcctgtcgTGACACAGAGTGCGGGTGAGgagctttcctgctcctgtcgTGACGCACAGAGTGCGGGTGAGGAGCTTTGCTGCTCCTGTCGGGACACAGAGTGCGGGTGAGgagctttcctgctcctgtcgGGACACACAGAGTGCGGGTGAGgagctttcctgctcctgtcgTGACACACAGAGTGCGGGTGAGgagctttcctgctcctgtcgTGGCACAGAGTGCGGGTGAGGagctttcctgctcctggaggagcgGGAATCCATGAGGATGCTGAGCTGGTCCCTCCTCTTCTGCCGCAGGCATCCTTCGAGCTGGGATTCCCGGACTCTGCAGGATTTGGGGCCGCTCGCTCTGGCCTTGAACCAGACCACGCTGAGCTTGGTGAGCGAGGTGAGGAACCGCGCCGGGGGGAGAGGAGCAgcgggcagggcagccccaggacgCGGTCCCCTCTGTGGCTGTGCCCCCCGGTGCCAGCGCGCTGTGTCCCCGCAGGCGGCACGGGAGGAGTTCAGGAGCGGCATCGCGGCCGCCTACATCAGCCAGGACCATTCCCAGCGGGAGAAATCCCCGATCCTCCTCCGGGCGCTTGCGGCAGCCTCAGCCGCCTCCCACCGCAGGCTGCGGCGCAGCTCAGGCCGTGAGTGTTTCCCTGCCCTCGGGAGCTCTGGGGAGCAGAAATGCCCCGGGGCCGGCTCCATCTGGGAGCCGCGGGATGGAGCGGGCAGAAATCTGGGATCCCCACAAACTGGGAACGTCCTTGAAGCGCGGCGGGGGTTTGACCTTACCTGGGAGCAGGAGCGTGGGGGCAGCGcgcaggaaggagctgggacaggggcacagtccccaggcagggccagcgccagggcaggagcaggggatgctcGTGGAGGGGACTTGGAGCGCTTCGAGTCGCCTTTAACAGGGCAGAGCGCAAACGGGCTGTAAAACATCAAAACATTCCCCAGGAATCATTTTCGGGAACGAGGCACCTCCGCGGATTGGGGCCCGGGGACAGCGATTCCCTGTCCCTCACCCAAGGGTGGCAAGGGTGAAGGTGCTCCGAGCCCTGTGGCAGGACCGGGGCcgggtggggaggggacacgggggacacacACGCTCTGACCGACACAATTCCTTGTCCTCAGGCTGCGAGTCCGAGCCCATCACCGACAGCAACATCACTGACGCcgtcctcttcctcctccctgagGAGCTCGACCTGTGCCTGAGCAGTGATCTGTTAGTAAAAAACCTGGAGGCCGTGCTGGAACAGCCGATCACCACGGAGACTTCCCGGGtcctgaaaaagaaagtggATGAGGTGAGGGGTGACACGGGGCAGGAGCCGGGGTGGGAACAGGGATGAGGGCGCAAGAGTGGGTTCTTTGcgctctctcctgccctgttttctctcccctcaccctctctcctgccctgttttcccctccctcaccctctctcctgccctgtttcCCCTCATCCTCTCTCCTGCCTTgtttcccctccctcaccctctctcctgccctgtttcccctctccctctctcctgctctgtttcccctcaccctctctcctgccctgttttccttttcctctccctctctcctgccctgtttcccctctccctctctcctgccctgttttccttttcctcaccctctctcctgccctgtttcccctctccctctctcctggcctgttttccttttcctcatcctctctcctgccctgttttccttttcctctccctctctcctgccctgtttcccctctccctctctcctgccctgttttccctcccctcaccctctctcctgccctgtttcCCCTTCCCCGCAGTTTTTCCCGTCGGGGATCCCGGAGGAGCAGCTGCGGCGCCTGGGGCAGCTGTCCCGCCTGTACACGGAGCAGGAGATCAGCCAGTGGCAGGTGACAACCAGCGACACGCTcgcagccctgctcagcccctcgGGAGGACCGTGGGACGATGCCCAGGTAAATCCACGGCGGCAGAAGGGGATGGGAGATGAGGAACCCAAACTGGGGCTGCTCCCGtcccagcccagctcggggTGGAGGCactgtggggtgttttttgggggggttggcAGCGCCGCCATCCTTACCAGGATCATTTCCCTGTGCCCCTCACGTGTCCTGCGCCCCTcaggtgcagcagctgctcagcaggtacctggccctggggggctccttGACGGGGCCCCTGCTCCGGGAAATCAGGGGCAAACGCCTGTGCGAGCTGCGGGAGGAGCAGATCCAGCAGATCCCCGCTGGAGCCATCGGGTGAGCCCCTCCTTGGGGACACTGCTGAGCCCCGAGgggccccagggctgtggggagcgGGGTGCTGGGGTGGAAGAGCCCCAGCTCCGTGTGGATGCCCCCATTCCCAATCCAGCTCCGCGGGATCGCCGCGTcccaatcccagctcccacctgaGCCCCAGGACTGCAGCAGGGAGATCCTGCTCGTCCCTCCCGGCCACCAGGACAACTTATCTGCACTTTGgggtgctgctgagctgtgccccTCCTTCCAGGACCGCCGGGC
It contains:
- the LOC120759813 gene encoding LOW QUALITY PROTEIN: mesothelin-like protein (The sequence of the model RefSeq protein was modified relative to this genomic sequence to represent the inferred CDS: inserted 1 base in 1 codon) is translated as MVWASPALAAATLCLRASADLVKAAAAALILGAVLSSAEHPHLGGLVCDMQPGSFPAXDPDILDKLKLCLELTGAQGDSLNALLLSHPSSWDSRTLQDLGPLALALNQTTLSLVSEAAREEFRSGIAAAYISQDHSQREKSPILLRALAAASAASHRRLRRSSGRCESEPITDSNITDAVLFLLPEELDLCLSSDLLVKNLEAVLEQPITTETSRVLKKKVDEFFPSGIPEEQLRRLGQLSRLYTEQEISQWQVTTSDTLAALLSPSGGPWDDAQVQQLLSRYLALGGSLTGPLLREIRGKRLCELREEQIQQIPAGAIGTAGQLNISSCSQTKKEQLYGKAREAFASLASTPGPYYCGIQPYLGGAPAEDLKDLANTGVINMDLDTFLALNPREFQKLSVTDVKLLLGKNLPELRRAEHEPLVVSWVQRQWQRELDCVLGIGLQGGQPEPTPPVPTSVPTTPASVTVPTPTATSSHSTPHPAPHTPSPVPVSPLSPLSPAVPCQPSSPPHRPSSPSPGSTPEPPPPTSNGYINLQPPEPGTGSRLCSCLVPVLAAS